ACTAACAATCTTTCCTTctacttttttttccttcaacttTCCTTTATCATCCAAACATAGCATAAAATTTTGGGGCGGAGGGAGTATTCTTTTATTTGATGTATTCGGTTTACATAAAGATACTGTAATAAATGCATTCaagttcttataaaaaaataataataataaagacaTTCATGTAGAGGGCAATTGGAATGATATTTGGAAAGTTTAATCTCCTCACAAAACGCGTCACTTACTATGGAGGTTGTGTAGGAGGTGTCTGTCGACGCGAGTTCGCTTGAGACAACGTTATGTAGAATGTGAACTAAGCTGTCATGTGTGCAATGTTGAGGTCGAAGATGATATTCATGTGTTTTTTGGATGCATAGCAACTCGCGAATGTTGGTCGGTCGCAGGCATGTCACAGTTGCTGCATAATGCAGCTTACCAGCGTGAGACTGTCGCAGACACGGTAATTCGAATGTGCAGAAACGAGGACAGTGCAATGATAGGACGGGTTGCATCGTTATTTTGGTGCATTTGGCAAAATCGAAATGATAAGATCTGGAATGACAATATTCAGTCCCCGAGTTAAGTTGGAAGCATGGCGTTCGCCGTCTGGAATGAGTCGTTTACTGTCCACCAACTACAGCGTCATAACGTTGTTCCTGTTGAGGATTCTAGGCCGTTTCGGTGGGAGAAACCAGGAGTGAGATGAataaaatgtaatgttgatgctGCGTTTGTAGTTGGGTCCGATGTTACTTCTATGGGTCTTTGCTTTCGTGATACCAATGAACATTTTGTGGCTGGCTTGACTCAATGACAACAGCCTTTTTATTCCATAGTGGAAGGCGAAACATCGACACTATTACATGCTATGAAAGAGGCTATCCATCGTGGATTTGAGCGAGTTCAATTTAAAAGTGACTCAAAGTTGTTGGTTGACGTGATCCATTCGAGAAGACGAAACAATTcataatttagtttaattgttaacgaCATTATCCTTCTTATGTAtactttgaggttaagtttgttatgagacaagcgaatttggttgctcacactcttgctagggcggccaatgtttgggctagtttccaaagatttgagattatattcctttatgtattgaacatttattagttaatgatatgcattaagtttgtttggttaaaaaaaagtttgtaattttttttatttttttttctaaaaatatttataactatatatatatatatatatatatataaagataattacacttgaatgaAAGATAAACGGGCAACAAGCTGCGTCGTTAACCCTTTTTGGATGTCAAAATCAATCATTTTGAATACTACATCTCGAGACCTAGAAGACACCACATTGCTATACATGACtttttgaactcttttcaaaatattcacaTGCATGTTGATTGTCAGGACACGTTTTCTCATGTTTGACCATTTTACTTGAAGTAGCTTTGAGGGACGCTTGTCCTACAATAAATCCCCAGTTGTCAATCCAACAAGTGAGGAAACTTCGGTCAAGTCCACAAAtacatgtaatttatttttgtttttggaattCTTGGAAAAACAAGATTCTGTtaggtaaaaataagctataagataGGTTATAGTtgatagaataaaattaaagtgtttagcAAATTTAGCtattgtaagtacaaaatgacataaaaatatatggttagtgggtagttttttttttttttttttttaaaaaagttgatggtttataagtaccaccaacttatttacaaagaaaatactacaattgctgctgccaaggatcgaacccctgaccaacagcctacacccgctcagtcagcaagtgccaactgagctacccCTGACCAACATCCTACACCCGCTCAGTCAGCAAGTGCCAATTgatggttagtgggtagttattataattttaaaaaaataaaaataaataaaataaaaataataaggataaatatgaaataaaatgtaaaaagatACAAGCTATAAACTCATACGCTACTTTAAATAGCATATCAAAATACGTTATAAGCTTGCTACCAAACTGCACATACATTTCTATCACAAACTTATAAGATAGTCCAATAAGTTATTAGTTAGCTTATTGATCTTACGAAACACACCCTAAGTCCCACATTGATTAAAGATATAATCTGACTATAATTTATAAAGAGTCATACCCTTCATTTTACAAACTGATTTTATATGAATGAgttatgatataaactttcaattcatcGTAAGGATCCGGTCTCCCATATACATGTAATGAGCTATGACATGACATATACTACTACAGTATTGATTGAGTTGAAGAGTACATGACCCGCGTGCAGATATGCATGTGAAACTGCTGCTGAAGATGTTTTCACTTTCAAGTTTGAACCAAACTAAACCAACCAATGCAGAAACCTGAAACAAGTCCTCATTGGGAATTACCATTGACCAAACCAAATAGTATTCCTACTAATAAACCACAAGATGACAACTCCATCTCTGATCCAACATATCTACTGCATGCTGCATAACCCTACTCTCTGCTTACACCATGTGTCACGTGAATTCATATCATATCACCCATTTCCCATATCTCTATCACTATTGCCACGTGACACGATATCGATACAATACAAcattaatatgaattttttttcaaaattttcaatacGATACGTTTAGGatatgttatttaaaaattaaatttaaaattaaatatataaatgcataatatataaacataactaaagttgataatgataaaaattaacatttaaattactcaaaataagaaaacaagtgacaattacatatattaaattaagtactacccaaaaagggGTGAGATGTGTAGCTCGACTAGTTAAAATATTAAGGAGTGGGAGATCCAGAGTTCAAATCATgacaaggagaaaaactaataaagaccgttggtaacatcatactctaactttcaatacttaagagaaaaTATGAGTTGTATCGGTCTCCTCTTCTACGTTtccatcataaaaaaatattatttgcccgatactttttcaatcgatacgcgtatcagagaagtatccgacaaatattggttatattttatttaaaaaaataatattaattgccgATACTTCTGCGATACGTGTATCGAAAAGTATCGAACGAGTATCAATATCGAGTACGTATCGGACACAATACTTTGTCATTTTTAGAGTATCGGGCCTTTCATACGCATTGCATTTATCTGACAAATCATACACGCCTAaaacttaatttaattattattataattaaatagtAGTAGTatgcatctataaaaggcaaatTCTATGGTGCCGCCTTCAAATTGAAGGTTCCAGAACCGTCTTTGACTGGCCAATCAGAAGCCAGCATTTAGGAGAGCTGACTTTTTGATATATAAAGGATGCCACGTAGGACATCCATGGTGTGGACCGTCCATGTGTACCCTCAATCTTTTTAAAATGCTACTATGACCCAAACATATTAAAGTTACAATATATGACCCCtaaacatatttaatttaaaatatttaaccctcaaatattttgttttttaaattgaaattgaaatttataaaatacaataggcattttattttattggtttttaacataaaaacttaaaaCTTTCCTTCAAGAAAATACTTCTTCGATTTCTCAATGAAAAAAAACATCTTCTTCATTCGACCTTCAGCCCGACGACGACCTCCTTCTTCTCCCTCCCATATCGTCCCACCACATGCAGCGTCTGCAATGTTACTTCAAAGACACTTTTTTCAGTCGCACATTGTAAGTTAAGATATCATAGGTTGTATTGCATCAGAAAGAAGCCTAACCAGAGATAATGATATTGACatatgaataaaattaaagtgaaaAGAAAATGGTTTCACTCAGTCACATCATTAAGGAATTATACCTAACAGATAAGCAGTTCCAATCACACTAATGAGTACTGaatattttaaacttttaaaagaaGCTACCTTAAATTAACAAATCAAATCAtcaacaaattcataaaaaatctGTAATTTACTTGTCATCAATAACAATACTAAAGACATAAAACTCAAGATAATAACACCAAAATTTTCATCTTAATAATAAGACTCAAATTCACAATAACTATTTTAAATTAGAAAGACATCACAATCAGTTCCCTAAACATAAACAATGAACCATTCTTGACACAGTCAATGAAATCAAAAGCCAATTTTGGTATTCTCATAatcctaaaaaacaaaaaaaattcaataaataattaaaactcTAAAGAATAATTAAGTACTACCTTAAGAGTGATAAATCCACAAAGAGCCTCAAAATACGCCTAaaacttaatttaattattattataattaaatagtAGTAGTATGCATCTATAAAATGAAGATCATGAACAATGAACAATGAACAACAAACACAACAACTTGAAGAATTTTACTATTAACAATGAAGATCATGAAATCACTTGCCCTGTTTATCTTGCTTCTCACTGTCTTTGCTTCACGTAATTAACTACTCTCACTCTCTTATTACTTATAGTATTACtcatttgttaatttgtttgttgTATAATAATGATAGCTGAAAATGATATTGCAGAAACTGTGGTGCAGACAGAGGCAAGAGTGTGTGAATCACAGAGCCATGGATACAAAGGTCCATGTTCTGGTGACCACAACTGTGCACTTGTTTGCTGGAATGAAGGTTTCTCTGGCGGAAGATGCAGAGGATTTCGCCATCGTTGCTTTTGCACCAAGCTTTGTTAAAAACATCAATGGCTTTGAACCTTTGATGTAATATTGTACTACTAGCTTGCTTGATTGCATAATTTaagcttttattttctttaaaagcTTGAGaagcaaattaaataaaatttatctaGTTGTCTTGTCATAGATTCATTGTTGCTATTGGTACTTGATTTTGCTTTGCGTTCAACTATTTTTCTTGATCACATTTTATGATGAATTATTTGTTCAGTTTTATAGCATAcaattattacatattatattaTTGGAATAAAATTAtaggtcatatatatatacacatgcATGATCCTGTTTCAGTGTTGGCTATAGTGGAATAAAATGTTGAATTAGATAGTAAAATTCTGCTACAAACTCCAAACCTTCCACCACTTTACACAATTCTGCTACAAACTCGCTACAAGTGCCTAGATTTTGGCACGGTTGCCCTCAAGGCAACACTTCAAAGCTCTGCATTTCTCGACactttttcttgaaatttttaatACACGATCATAAAGTGACCGATGTTCATGCTCACTACTAGAAATCTGACATTGTTGGACGAAAATTTCATACAAAATGGATTATGTCTCCACATACTTTACGTTATCAGACAGATTAGGGACAAATTTCAATTCTGTACGAGAATTTGAGACGAATTTAAAACAGAATGCACAATTCAAGTttatatttgatatatttttttaaatttcatccCAAATTTGTGCAAAATATTGATACGGGTTTGGGACGGTCCACAtaatattgtatattttttttatttttcaatgggAATTGTCCCTAATTTGTGTGAAACTTTGAAACATATTTGAGACGAAACAAATAATGTtgtggtttttttatttttctaagttaTTCCGTTCCAAATACATGCGATCATTGAGACGGATTTGAGACTAATGATATAATTTTCTAAGTTATTCTCATGCTCTTAGTTGCAAAAGACCAAAATAAccataaattttacttttaaaaagatGATTGTCATTATTAAAGTTTGGATTAAATATATTGAATAAATCTCTAATATAAACTAGATCTAGTTGCTTTCAATATAGAAGGGctgacacaattttttttttgaaacggcaaaattattgaataaattttattacacaATACTATTTCCGTTGTGAATACAAGTAAGCTATCACGCTTGGTGACATAAACAAACCTCCTaagtagaggtgggaataggctaggccgagttaggctttgccaagcctgagtctggcctgtcaaaaaatcgaaggtctgagcctggcctgtggcctatcataggcttaaattctaggcctgagcctggccttttgaaagtctgatgtggcctgttagcctgtttaaaagcctatttcatatgaacatatttaaataaataattatatttattttgaaatatacttatgaactaataaaataatgttccatttgatattttagagaatttgactatatatgtcatcatatttcaattctagtttataataatacatttatatatgttaaaaactaatgtagattaataaacttaaattacttaaaaagttaatagatttataatttaatcaaagtataaattttaatatataaataataatcgtaataaaaatattattcatgttaacttaaataggccggcctagtaggcctaaaaggcttttttaatggcctgcggcctgacctttttagctaaataggcttataaaaaagcattggcctgctctatttaaagaaataggctggcctggcctgagcctatgtaggctaggccttaaggccatgtaggccggcctggcctgttcccacctctactcCTAAGGAAGAATTTGGTGTACACAATACTATTTCGGTTGtgaatataagtaaaaaaacaaCCTTTTAAGTTCATCGAATAAAACGTATATATGATCCATTTTATTgtctaaatatatatttattcattaaatttaaaaagttgtattttgcttatatttaaaaccGGTAAGAGTATACTTTGGTATCTAAAACCTACATTTAAGATTGAATATAATtcacccataaaaaaaaaaaaataaaagcccacaa
This portion of the Trifolium pratense cultivar HEN17-A07 linkage group LG3, ARS_RC_1.1, whole genome shotgun sequence genome encodes:
- the LOC123917912 gene encoding defensin-like protein 1, which encodes MKIMKSLALFILLLTVFASQTVVQTEARVCESQSHGYKGPCSGDHNCALVCWNEGFSGGRCRGFRHRCFCTKLC